The Methanocaldococcus infernus ME region AACTTTCCTATCAGGTTGTACAGGAACAGGAGAAAGTGGAGAGAAGGTTATTAAAGTTGGGGTTTTAACAGATCTCTCTGGAGATTTATCAACAGATGGTAGGCAAATAAATAATATATTGAAGATAGCTAAGGACAATGTTGAGCAATACTTAAAGGAGAAAGGCTTAAACTACAAAGTTGAGCTTTATGTTGAAGATACACAAACAAATCCATCCCTATGTTTACAGAAGGTACAAAACTTAAAGGCTCAGGGTTGTAACTTAATTATTGGTCCTTTATCAAGTTCTGAAGTTAAGAACATAAAGAACTTTGTTATGTCAAATAAGTTAGTAATTATTTCCCCAAGTTCAACAGCTATCCCACAACTCTTAGGATTTGCCAGCCCAGAGGATAAGAAATATATCTTTAGAATAGTTCCTAATGACAACTTCCAAGGAAAGGCTATAGCTGGAGAGTTAAAAGATATGGGTATAAAAAATGTTGTTGTCCTCTATAGAGATGATGCTTGGGGACAAGGATTAGAATCTGCAGCAGTTACAAACATGAAAAATTTAGGAATAAATGTTATAGCAGAGATCAAATATCCAAGTCAGCCAACTCCAAGTGATTGGAGCCCATACATACAAAAGTTATTAGACTATACAAAAGGAAAAGATGCTAAGGATACTGGAATCTTAGCCATAGGCTTTGGAGAGTTAGCTACACTAATGTCACAAATTCCTGACAATTCACCACTCTTAAACTATAAGTGGTTTGGATCAGATGGATTTGCAATGAATGAGAATATATTAAAGGTTGCTAAAGCCAAGGGAGAGAAGGTTGGGTTCTATTCAACAGTGTTCTATGGAAAAAGTAAAGAAGCTGAGAAGATTGTTGAAGAATATAGAAAGAGAGGATATGGAGAAGAAGTTGGACAATATGCCCTCTGTGCCTATGATGCCTTTATGTTAGGAGTTATCTCCTATGCAGAGATGTTAAAAGAGAAGGGAAGTTATGATCCAGACTTACTAAGTAAGTTAATAAAAGAGAATGCTGTTAAATACTCAAATGGAGACTTTGGCTTCAAACCAGTTACTGGTTACATAGAGTTTAATGAGTGGAATGATAGAGCTACAGGAGACTACGGAATCTATGCAATAACCAAAGATGGCTGGAAGTTAGTAGGAATTTGGCACTATAAGGATGGTAAGATAGAGTGGCTCTAAAAGTTTATAAATCTCTTTTTTCTATTTTTTATCTTAAAGATAATTTGGTGGTAATTCTTGCTCTATCTTCCAATACTATCATTTATGTTTTCATTTAAATTTACAAAATTTTTAATTAACAAATTTATTAATTACAAGTTTGGCTATGACTTACACAAAAAAGAGAAGGTAAAGGTTCCTGAGATGTGTGGATTAGCTCCAGTTCTTTCCTCTTCTCTTTTCATCTCTCTTTTAAATCCAATCTATTCATCTATAATTCTTTTATCCTCCATGGTTGGAGTTTTAGATGATCTAACTAATTTATCTCCAAAGGAGAAGCTCTTCTTGCTATTTATTATTTCTACTGCTCTCTCTCTTTATTTTTATCATAACTTTACCCCTGATCTATTAATCTTTATTTTCTCTCTACCAATATTCTCAAACTTCACAAATATGTTAGCTGGCTTCAATGGCTTAGAGATAGGGTTAGGGGTTCTCTCCTCTTTATTTTTATCTCTTATTTTCTTGTTAGATCATAATATTTCAGCTTTTTTAATAGCTCTAACTTTTTCATCCTCTTATTTAGCTTTCCTATACTTTAATAAGTATCCAGCAAGAGCATTCCCAGGAGATTGTGGAACCCTACCAATAGGAGCTTTTTTATCAGCTTTAAGTATAGTTAATAATGAATTCCTATATTTTGTTGTAATTATGATCCCTTACTTTATAGATGCCTCCTTAAAGTATTTATCTGCTGGTGTTATGAGTAGAGATAAGCATAAGCCAACAGTGTTAGGTGAGGATGGAAAACTATACTACAAAGGAGGCTATCTTTCTCTACCAAGGTTAATATTGAAATATAAACCAATGTCAGAGAAAAGCTTAGTCTTAACCCTTTGGAGTATTGAAGTGCTCTTTGGAATGTTGGCTATCTTGATTAAGGTGACTCTATGAAAGATAGATTTGGAAGAGATATTAAATCTCTAAGAATTAGTGTTAATTGTGAGTGTAACTTAAGATGTTTCTACTGTCATAAAGAAGGGCATAAAAGTAGTGAAAGATACCTAACTCCTGAAGACTTTGAAAAGATTGTCAAAACAGCTATGAAGTTTGGGATTGAGAAGGTTAAGATCTCTGGAGGAGAGCCACTATTAAGAGAGGATATAGTTGAAATTGTAAGGAGAATAAAAAATTTAGGGATAAAAGATTTATCTTTAACTACAAATGGAACCTTGTTAAAAGATTTAGCTTATGAACTAAAAGAGGCTGGATTAGATAGGATAAATATAAGTCTATTCTCCCTAAATAAGGAAAGATTTGGTAAGTTCATTGGTGGAAACTTAGATGATGTCATTGAAGGGATAAGGATAGCTACAAAACTATTTTATCCTGTGAAAATAAACTATGTTGTGACAACAGTTAATATAGATGAGTTCAATGAAATGCTAAAATTCTGTAAAGAGGTTAAAGCTATCTTACAAGTTATTGAACTCATCCCTACAACTGAGCCATTAAAAAAATTTTACTATAGTATTAATACTTTAGAAGAGAAGATAAAGGAGAGAGCTAACAAGGTATTTGTAAGAAAATTCCAAAATAGGAAAAAGTATTTTTTAGATGGCTTAGAGGTTGAGTTTGTAAAGCCTATGGATAACACTGAGTTTTGTGCAAACTGTTCAAGGATAAGGGTTACCCATGATGGACACTTAAAACCTTGCCTCCTAAGAGATGATAATCTAATTGATATCTACAATGCTTTAAAAAAGAATGAAGACTTAGAGAAATATTTTTTAGAGTGTATATATAGAAGAGAACCCTATTTTAGGAAGAAATAATCTTTTTGAAGATTTCTTCTATAGCTTCTAAAGCCTTTCCCTCTTTTATCTCCTCTCCCTTCAACTCAGCCTCTAAAACAGCTTCATCATATGGGATAAAGCCATAGATCTCAGCATCTAACTCTAACTCCATCTTATCCCTAACTTTATTAACAATGACTCCAATCTTCTTTATTCCTAACTCTTTCCCTAACTTTATCATCCTCTTAGCTGTAACTATTGACTTCTTTGTAGGTTCAACAACAATTAACATTAAGTCTATTCCCTCTAAGGTTTTTCTACCAAAGTGCTCTAACCCAGCTTCCATATCTAAGATGACAACATCCTTTTCTTTTAAAATTAGGTGTCTTAAAAACTTTCTAAGTAGTGTGGAGGCTGGACAAACACAGCCCTCTCCACTCTTCTCAATAGTTCCCATAACAATTAAGGTTACATTTCCAACTCTATAGCCAATTTTATCAATTAAATCATCAACCTTAGGATTTATATTATAGACTCCTCCTTCTAAGACAACCCTCTCATTAATTATATCTTCTCTCTTAGATAGTGGCTTTATCTCCTCCTCTATGCCAAAGGATAGAGCTAAGGTAGGATTTGGGTCACAATCTACAGCTATAACTCTATACCCATTCTTTTCAAAGAGTTTTATCAGGTTAGAGGCTATAAATGTCTTTCCTACACCTCCCTTACCAACAATAGCTATTTTCATGATTTTTAACCTTTATATTTTTGTATATCTTCTAAAAGGGTGTCACACATCTTTATAACATCTCTTAAGCTCTCTTTTAAAACTTCTACTGGATCTGTACCTTCCTCAGTTATGATAACAAACTTTGGATTTGAAATATATCTCCCAGTCTCAGGGTTTAAGAGAGGATGCTCAATATGGTAAGATGCCATCTTTACTCCTTTTTTTGTTAACAATATATCTTTTAAAAGGTTTGGTAGAGAATGATCTTCTCCAACCAATTCAACCTCTAATAAGTTATCTTTCCTCTCCAGTATCTTTACCTCCATCTTCTCCCTCCAGGAAATATTTTTTAGCCAACTCTATACTTTTATTTAGAACTATTCTTCCTTCCTCAACTCTAAAGAAGCCCTTTTCTAAGGCTTCCTCTATAACATCCTCTGGTGGAACTCCATTTATATAGGAGACTAAGACAACCAAGTTTTTAACAGGCTTAGAGCCAAGCCTTGAAAATCTAAGCTCATTACTTATATTAAAGAGATTCTCTAAAATGCTGTTAAAAGTGTCTATATCTACATCTGTTTTTATATAGCTTTCATCCTCATTATAGATAACCTTATAGCCTAAAGCTTTTAAGGTTTCCATTACCAACTCTTTATTAACAGGATACTTTAACTCTGAAAGATAATACTTATATAACCCTCTTTTGTCAGGATTATACTTATTCTTAATTTTATAAATTAAGCTCATCACATTTCTATAGTTCTCTTTTAAGGATTCTTTATCATAGCCATAGATGGAAACCTTAACCCTTCTATCTTTAGACTCAACTGTACAATTTAAACCCATCTTTTCCAGTGCTCTACAAAGTTCTAAAATTTCCTCATCTCTTTTTACTCTAAAGGCTACATCTCTCTTTATCATGCTGTAACACCCTTATAAAGTAAATATAGTAATATAACTGTCCCATGCCTTATTAACCTTGAAATAAAAACAGCTATCATATACTTATTAAAAGGCATCTCAAAGAGGCCACAAACCCAACAGATGGCTTCAAAAGGAATAGGGGTGAAGCTAACTATTAAAACCCCTAAGATTCCATACTTCTCTAAGAACTCTGAAGCCTTTTTAAAATTATCTTCACCAACCAACTTTATTATTAAACCTTCTCCAAACCTCTTAGCTAAGAAATATGTAACCATAGCTCCTAAGTTACTTGCTACAGTTGAGATAATCAAAACTAAAAACCAGTTTAAGCCAAGTAAAAGAGCTATTGTTATAAAAATTTCAACAGGAAAGGGTTGAAAGATAGGTTCAGAGAATCCAATAATAAATATTCCCAAGTAGCCATATTCCTTAACTAAATTTAGAAAGATTTCTTTTAAATTCATTCTTTTTTACCTTCTTCATATTCCCTATCTATCTCTAACCTAACACAACCTGTTCCTAAGAATATTGGCTTTCCAACAATGACATTCTCTATAACTCCTTTTAACTTATCAACCTCTCCCTTTTCAGAGGCTGAGTATAAGTGCTTAACAGTCTCTTCAAATGCTGCCCTTGCTAAGACACTTCCCTTTTCTCCAGCCACTCCATGCCTACCTATTGGCTTAACCTCACCATCAGCTGTCATCATGTCAGCAACTAACATTAGATGCCTTATATCAACCTCTAACCCTTGCTGTTCTAAAGTATTCTTCATCTCATTTATTATAGCATTCCTTGCAGCCTCTATTCCTAAAACTTCTTGAATTTCAATAATATTATTTGTTATGGTTCTTCTTGTATCTACTCCCTCTATTTTAA contains the following coding sequences:
- a CDS encoding ABC transporter substrate-binding protein, with amino-acid sequence MKKLFVIFLSLFIVLATFLSGCTGTGESGEKVIKVGVLTDLSGDLSTDGRQINNILKIAKDNVEQYLKEKGLNYKVELYVEDTQTNPSLCLQKVQNLKAQGCNLIIGPLSSSEVKNIKNFVMSNKLVIISPSSTAIPQLLGFASPEDKKYIFRIVPNDNFQGKAIAGELKDMGIKNVVVLYRDDAWGQGLESAAVTNMKNLGINVIAEIKYPSQPTPSDWSPYIQKLLDYTKGKDAKDTGILAIGFGELATLMSQIPDNSPLLNYKWFGSDGFAMNENILKVAKAKGEKVGFYSTVFYGKSKEAEKIVEEYRKRGYGEEVGQYALCAYDAFMLGVISYAEMLKEKGSYDPDLLSKLIKENAVKYSNGDFGFKPVTGYIEFNEWNDRATGDYGIYAITKDGWKLVGIWHYKDGKIEWL
- a CDS encoding MraY family glycosyltransferase codes for the protein MLYLPILSFMFSFKFTKFLINKFINYKFGYDLHKKEKVKVPEMCGLAPVLSSSLFISLLNPIYSSIILLSSMVGVLDDLTNLSPKEKLFLLFIISTALSLYFYHNFTPDLLIFIFSLPIFSNFTNMLAGFNGLEIGLGVLSSLFLSLIFLLDHNISAFLIALTFSSSYLAFLYFNKYPARAFPGDCGTLPIGAFLSALSIVNNEFLYFVVIMIPYFIDASLKYLSAGVMSRDKHKPTVLGEDGKLYYKGGYLSLPRLILKYKPMSEKSLVLTLWSIEVLFGMLAILIKVTL
- the moaA gene encoding GTP 3',8-cyclase MoaA; translation: MKDRFGRDIKSLRISVNCECNLRCFYCHKEGHKSSERYLTPEDFEKIVKTAMKFGIEKVKISGGEPLLREDIVEIVRRIKNLGIKDLSLTTNGTLLKDLAYELKEAGLDRINISLFSLNKERFGKFIGGNLDDVIEGIRIATKLFYPVKINYVVTTVNIDEFNEMLKFCKEVKAILQVIELIPTTEPLKKFYYSINTLEEKIKERANKVFVRKFQNRKKYFLDGLEVEFVKPMDNTEFCANCSRIRVTHDGHLKPCLLRDDNLIDIYNALKKNEDLEKYFLECIYRREPYFRKK
- a CDS encoding ATP-binding protein, with the protein product MKIAIVGKGGVGKTFIASNLIKLFEKNGYRVIAVDCDPNPTLALSFGIEEEIKPLSKREDIINERVVLEGGVYNINPKVDDLIDKIGYRVGNVTLIVMGTIEKSGEGCVCPASTLLRKFLRHLILKEKDVVILDMEAGLEHFGRKTLEGIDLMLIVVEPTKKSIVTAKRMIKLGKELGIKKIGVIVNKVRDKMELELDAEIYGFIPYDEAVLEAELKGEEIKEGKALEAIEEIFKKIISS
- a CDS encoding DNA-directed RNA polymerase subunit L; translation: MEVKILERKDNLLEVELVGEDHSLPNLLKDILLTKKGVKMASYHIEHPLLNPETGRYISNPKFVIITEEGTDPVEVLKESLRDVIKMCDTLLEDIQKYKG
- a CDS encoding DUF2067 family protein; the protein is MKRDVAFRVKRDEEILELCRALEKMGLNCTVESKDRRVKVSIYGYDKESLKENYRNVMSLIYKIKNKYNPDKRGLYKYYLSELKYPVNKELVMETLKALGYKVIYNEDESYIKTDVDIDTFNSILENLFNISNELRFSRLGSKPVKNLVVLVSYINGVPPEDVIEEALEKGFFRVEEGRIVLNKSIELAKKYFLEGEDGGKDTGEER
- a CDS encoding YqaA family protein — encoded protein: MNLKEIFLNLVKEYGYLGIFIIGFSEPIFQPFPVEIFITIALLLGLNWFLVLIISTVASNLGAMVTYFLAKRFGEGLIIKLVGEDNFKKASEFLEKYGILGVLIVSFTPIPFEAICWVCGLFEMPFNKYMIAVFISRLIRHGTVILLYLLYKGVTA